ttcggtggcaacaactagtttcagcgagtggcaaacgcaatcgcaaaacggaagcaggtagaagaaggaaaaagtttgtttatacagactgctttggtggcaaaaccagccaccgtaaaacacggcgcttttcagggccattaaacctttcaaagaagagttattgaaagtttttcacaataccaatgcattctaaagagacataatatgacatataatataaactgatttattttgtttatcttgttcttgaacttattggtggttggggtcttttaaattgatcattccgttttcacaaacccatgcatggtttccgaattaaaaatggcttcaaattacaacacattgtatgcaggatggcattaacgaattttctcggtagcaagaactgctttctttggttgataactgatgttgaaaaatgaatgacgttacatctgcattgtatagaaaaataactaaagagcaacatgatgagctatgtatttccttattcttctttctttgtttttaagaggctttgaactttgcagttcattcgcctctatgtatttcctgctgctctgttcttattttaaagggctttaatccgaaggtcattcgtccatgtatttactgttggcttttcagaacgcttatagctcgtttatttctcgacagatcgtagcgttcgtctccaaaacctcagttctttttcatttttatttactttgtttgcggaaactacaaatcttacaattcattcgtctccgaaacacggaaacagtttaaggtacggtaatgtgctcaatagtgaaatatatgatagtgaatgagctgatgaccacctatgcatcccctatcacagccatcattttgattgtacgatatgtgcatacgtcgaataatgcccggcgttgaacatttaataagtacaaagccttcggaaaaaaatcaagaattaactataagacagcgagaaaaaattgagaaagtttgtaaaaaaaacgcaaaaacacaacaccaaaggttcttttcagaacccccaacatgttgatgaatagtaaacagtaaactaatccatttttcaggtagataggtaggtattcacgtagcagaagaaaataaaacaatatatttaaaatatacatttagcaaaagctgtcccctttgtatagtcctacgtcactccggttatgtccccgacattacccacccttcttttttcttttctattGAAACACCCAACCATGTCTACCTGTCAGCGAAGATTAATTCATTTCAAAACGCCTTCACATTCGACACAACGTTTCTTTTTCCAGTGGCATGCGTTAATCTATTAGACCCTATAATTGTGTCATATTTGGTGGATTTACTTTCGCATACCGTATCACGATGGCAATCAAAATGATTTTGCACTTCTGAGTTGGAGGGACTTTGACATCCATACACTCTTCGGTTGCGAAATCGATGCTGATTATAATCTCATTAGTGGTACAGTCAtcgaatgtgtgtgtgtgtgaatcGATCCATTCAACATCACTCAGTACGCCTGATCTACGCCTTCTCGCCGGGATCGGCTTCGTTCTCCTCGCTCGTCATAAGTGCAAGCGGTCAGTCAGTCAGCCGAAAGTAATGACCTCCTGCGAATATTTGTAACATATGAACGGACTCGTTTGTAGATGCCAAAGAGGCAAGCCAAGTCAAGGAGATTCGGAACTGAGAGGGCTCCATTCAATAGACATACATATATATTAGAGTACTTGACCAATGGATGACATCAGTTACAATTTTGCTCTCTAGCACACAGTTTCACATCGCTCAATCGTGATGATTGCATTGGTAAGTATTCTCAGGCACATTCAACATACATCGAAGCACATTGAAATGGTAAAATCACTTTCAGCTTATCGTGTCCTCTCTGGCCATTGGCATGGCTCTCCCGGCGGTCGATACCCAGCACAAAAATCCGGAAGCCTACGCTGAGATACAGTCCTACGAGAATGTTCTTCATGACGATGGTCACTACGTTTGGTCGCAGCAGACGAGCAATGGCATTGCTGCCCACGAGGAAGGTCTGGGAGCTCACGCTGCCAACGGAGTATCCTCATACACTGCTCCCGATGGGGTCCAGTACCGGCTGGTGTATACTGCCGATGAGAATGGATACCATCCGGAGGGAGCTCATTTGCCCACACCTCCCCCGGCTCCCGAACATGTGCTGAAATCGCTGGAGCAGCTACGCGCCAATCCACCTAGGGACCAGAAGGATTTCAATCTGGCAGCACTGGATGCCGCAATCGCTCGATTGAGACACTAAATGAGGAGAGTTTGTTGATTAATTTACTAGTTTCCTGATATCAATTTCACTTCTGAATCGATCAATTCAGGATTTTGGTTCTATAGATATAATTAAGTAGCTAATTATGTTATAATAAATCTCATTTcgtagaaattgatttttttttaaatttttttttccattattcaaaaaaaaaacaactgaaaaaaaatatagatatgTACTAACTGTACAGTCACACTCTATTGAATAGAGCATCTCGAACCAAGTAACATGAAACTTGTTACAAATATACCTCGTAATGTATACTGTTTAGGAGCATCAATTTTGTATGCCACCTCCCCAGATATCAGTTTACTTTCAAGGGGTCCAATGAAACAGTCATTCATTGCATCGCTCACCATCGTCAGCAGATTGAGGAGGAGAATCGAAAAGTGGCATTCGAGGATAACTGGTTGAAGCAAGGTGCACATTATAGGATGCTCTGTTTCAACGGTCTTCAACTGAGCACGATTTATCATTTACCCAATTAGTGGAACAGCACCAATGTGCAACAATGATGGAACAGTATCAATTGCAAATCAGGGGGTAAACGAAAAGATCGGAACAGGCAGAAATACAGGATATATTGGGTATATTGGCAACTAAGTTCTGTTTTTTTTGGCATAAAAAACAcattaatttgaataaaaaattgaagtcacaggagggttgtgtgcgagacatgaccgcatagttgacgtaggattccgttaggctatctgaattacatcgttaaactctttgataatgattttgtgttcctgaaaagggcaattttatttggttgttgggtattgtttgttcactccaacagtgtttaccgagtgacgatgacagaagtatggtaaacagtcgttgggtggtgaGTATCAGATAGAAGACGCCGAAGTGGAAAACCGCCTTCTGTGACCCTGAAccagatgcctcctgtgttatgtatggatgaaataaagaaaaagaactcaccaatgtaaaataagataattaccaacacaattatcaatttttcttttcaggaaaaacatgttactttaatatagagaaaacatatttgatatggaaaaggtGATTttgctttataatttttacttcctgaatgtttattcaacccaatgcgaattttaattggactaacaacacataatactatatgtagagcatatgggaaatcactttttcgaatatttcttcacttctccaattttttctcgccgcttgAACCGCCgctatcaagtcatttttaacacaactgctaccatatacaattttacaattacacttgtgctaaatttttcacaatacacgatatgGAATTTTaccaagcaaccaacattaaagttccaaatttaaattttatttgctagaattaatcgtatcactcaccctaatttcaatataaaaatgcccccgacttgcatatatttgcaatgcccatttccctcgggcaccttggttttgatgtctctgttagggaacacatttcggtgggaacaaaagttccccctactttcatgtatttgcaatgtcgatctcccccaggcagcttggttttgatgtctctgttagggaaccgccgcatgtgtcgtcaatttcgaccaattagaagtggatattcccgttaggataggggttgagatttttcaattgttcgatagttagtttcatgacatgtattattttattcagtataaaaattgttatggagtgccgaaacagactgacgcaaaaatgtcatcaatctatcatgaaatgacttagcaataagcgtttgaaattggacaattttcacattgtgttcgatattgattttcaatttgtaccccaatatgttcccgaaagacgtaatcttacgtcaaaaaatcaataaatacatttttcatagcatgagccatctttctggcaatttacTGATTCCATCGCGAAAGAAGCGTTCATCTTTTGAAGCCATGAATTAAGCAATCCAATGTTTGACACCCTGTATTGAAGTAAAGCGTATACCACTCAAAGCGTTCGATCGAAAGAAATGGTAATCGGAAGGGGCAAGATCTGGGCTATGAGGCGGGTGAACCAGAATTTCCCATCtgctatttttcaaataatttttgattcgaacatgAGGCCGAGCTttgtcatgatggaatattatcgactCGTGTCTGGTCGCATAAACTGGACGTTTTCCGGCAATAACCCGCTTTGACCGgatcaattctttttttttatcccatttattgacgtaggattacgtctttcgggaacatattggggtacaaattgaaaatcgaaaatcgagaacatcgtgaaaattgtccaatttcaaacgcacattgctcagtcatttcttgatggattgatgaaatttttgcgtcaatagatttcggcactccataacaattttttgttttgaagaaaataatatatgtcatgaaactaactatcgaacaattgaaaaatcacagcccctatcctaacggaaatacccacttctgattggtcgaaattgacgacacatgcggcgggtccctaacagagacatcaaaaccaagctgcctgggggaaatcgacattgaaaatacatgaaaatagggggCAGTGATCTCCAAtttatgaaataaatcgttcatcagctaatcgaatgcttttcagcagtttgatattcgatacgattaatcgccccaaataatcgattaatcgattaatcgtcacactgagaggaataattagttagactaatatttctcatttgctagaaagccatctagaatcaaaaaacaggaagtgggttatatctatggtataatcgcaagggtgacgtaggactatcgttgatttagagatcattatgtgaagttgaatctaaatccattctgaatgaatgaatgaatgaatatttgggagacttcgaaaacgagagcgttacgttggaggcacaaggttttatgcatccaatataggatacgaaaaaccttgttctgaagaataatcttcagaagctaacatgctaactgtacttgattgacaaatcacaaacccaaatgtatttgatcacagtgttacatggaaagaaaacattcaaataaactctttaacatgaatatattttgaaaattcccaaaggaactggcagattattttcagtaacgattagatatttccacattttcctcgatactggaagcccaccagtggttaataccaactcgataaccacctgttaatagcacatgattgaaacatatttggtcacagtgttacatggatagaaaacattcaattaaactctttcacatgaatatattttgaaaattcccaaaggaactggcagattattttccagcaatgattagatctttccggaactttctcgatgctgaatggcatccaaacggaaagagttctgcgcgtgtatgtgtcgatccttcgccgtccacctcctccagcacgttaggcaacgatgttgtcttgtcgatgtcctcacgaaaaatgaatgtgtctcaccaccagaatatcgcttaagtatgctttttgtgtgtgattgaatcgaaagaaggtgtggtttacgatggcaatttggaaggcaaactagaggggaatgaactctctgagctcggaactttcggcgactgagcaataatcgattgcgggcgcatacaatattggatacggaaatactgatcctactgatggggaagaataatcttctgaagctatcctgttaattgcgattgattgaaaaatcacaaaaccaaatgtatttggtcacagtgttacatggatagaaaacattcaaataaactctttcacatgaatgtatttttaaattcccagaggaactggcagattattttccagaaaagattagatctttccggaactttctcaatgctgaatggcatccaaacggaaagaattccgcgcgtgtatgtgtgtgtagcgatgttttcccggggaaccgtttgtggcatcactctcctcctgatagattcccttctggcctagggtgcacaaacaggctcttggtgacaccgttcatccgcgctttcatgataaataaagagcttcaccgcaacaacgacaacatgctccaatcgctgttcaattagaactgagtggatttccgagcgccgctcgcttatataccgattggtgatttcaatagcctgttttgaaagcaattttaagactattgaaacaagtttttggatcaaaaagtaacaagtatataacgcgtagacattttatccttcgaatgaagtgtttatcataccatttcgttcagttgtttaggagctattaacgctcaaaatctcggtctccggcgtaacgctttcgttttcgaaactttgattttacaccccggtatagaaatgaaagacgtagtcctacgtcaaaagtgttcattccgcctgataatcaattattatcttttacgctaaactcgtaaacgaagctcaattcgcgttgacggcattgagcttcccCGACGAGttcaggggagcgtcaaagataataattgaagtTCAGAAtggaactgcagcggccgtacgtttttttctctggatcgattaatcgacgaaaattattcgttcgcttcgattattggttgcgcagtattccttcgattaataatcgatttctgtaggaagtattcgattaatcgattaatcaaaCGATTATCGGGAATCACTAGTAGaggaaacttttgttcctaccacaATGTGTTCCtcaacagagacattaaaaccaaatcagtttaacgatgtaattcttcaaacatatctgaaatcaacagatagcctaacggaatcctacgtcaactatgcggtcgtgtctcggacacaaccccttAGTGActttttattttaggctcattagtattttagctgtaacagagccgaatttgaatAGTGTACATGTcatatggttatcatatctataattagcacattacacagttgccatttgtcagtattccttctataccattgcatatggtacatttacacagtagctatttaggcgtaagagtttttccctctgttctttcattatccagttagaccggacagcagagacagttgattgatcattgttgagttatttataggacagcagcccgatgtgtcttgcagagcagagcagttgtatggatgaatcgatcttatttcgaccgtggatcgatctccatcgctgatgattgttgcgtggacgtagttattctgtaacaacacaaagatggtcaatgagggctctgagttttgaactcacgatcgaacgcttactaagcgaacgcgcaataaatatggctacgaagaccccccggaTCAATTATTGTTTGTAGAAGTCTCCATTGATGGCTTGACCTGGTTTTAGTAGCTCATAGAAGATCACACCCGTTTGATTCTACCAAGTACAGAGCATTACTTCGACACCGTTGTTTTTCGACTTCGGCGTTGATGTTCCTGATTGGGCTTTACATACGATCTCTCGGCAGttgtagtgaaaaaaaaagacttcCTTTTGTGTCTCTAAGCAACATTTTGGACAAGTAAAATCGCAATTCGACCCATCTCGCTTTCAATTCATATGGGACATAATTTTTTCGCTTTTGGATGTATCCTCCGGCTTTGAGTCGGTTTTAAATAGCTTGTCGAGTGACTCCCAAATATTCTGCAAACTCTGTATGTGTTTAACgcgaatcttgatcgagtaatgtctctaattttttgttttccaactttttttgtCTTCGACATTAAAATCACCACTTCTGAACTGTCCAAACCATTCCATACAAAATCTATAACATGATGTCACCTGAAACATTCTCAAGCGTTCGAAGCGCTTCAGCTGCACTTTTCTTCTAATGGAAATAGAAAATCGAAACATCCCGCAAATGATGattatttgcaacgaaactcgacattttcaacgcaataaaaattgaatttgttgTTCAGAACTCAGacttgtaaacaatatttggCTGACAGATGTTGACATTTCACGACTCAGCGAAAATTAGCTGTTGCTGTCGAATGTTTATAGCATCTTGAATCATCTTGTGGAAACGGAACGTATAAAGTTGCCCACCAAATAATTTGTAAGGATTTACCATAAGGAAAATTTGGTAAATCGAAGAGACTAGAAttgaaataataatataataagaAGAAAcaaatatatacagccattccatgtcaaaccgatattgtggttgtcagattttcgtgaaaagtagtaGGTTTGATTCTTTTCGCAAACTATTAGtaccgtatttttttcattagggtaccaatttccattttagggtggtgcgaaaaataatttttttcccctttttcccaaaaatgactttttttcaaaaattcataacctttGAACTACTTAAccaaaattcgatttttcggaccaccctaaaatggaaattggtaccctaatgaaaaaaaatacggtaCTAATAgtttgcgaaaaaaaacaaacctaccacttttcacgaaaatctgagaaccactatatcggtttgacatgaaatggctACATGAAATGATTGGGAAAGGGTTTTCTTATTGGCTAGAGAGCATCAAATCCACATCATATTACACAACTTATCAAATCAGTTCATGTTAACAACTACATGAACTGATTTGATAAGTTGTGCAATATGAGGTGGATTCAATTGGAATTTAGAAATATAATTGGAAGGAAGTgaaggatatttaaaaaataggtggaaaattcttttttttctgcatgtagTTAGTTGGGACTTATCAGGCTGTTGACAgatggatgcgtagatgttgtcagaaaatcggtaccttgctggtggtatcggttctgaagcaacggtgtgtcgtagaacaaattccaatgaatattttgaaacattaggacaataccaaaagcgttacatagggtttttagaaaattcgtaaaattgccaaaatggagctattttttatgaaaaatcgctgtttagaagcttatgaaaaatctgaaaaatgagatttaaaaaaaccgctacgtaacgctttagataattcatttttccatgctGATAAAAAACATCCAAATCtatcgagtagatcctgaaatatcgataccaccagttgaataaaagatgatttcgaaaaaaatacgtttATAAATTCGTACAGCATTACTACATCTCTTGAGGCGACtgcatacttttggctgtaactttccaaaaaaatcgaatatcgaaaaatccttttaggacaacatgtCTGAGGGCAtaaacttcccaaaaatgcaataaaCAAAAATGCGATTTTTTCGACTTTCCATAGCGGTATCCTCCCTTAGCCTATTCCTacagaatgccctgcgtctgtaaatggaaatcaaatcgccaaatataGACTGTCCAGAAGCTGACTGGACCCAAAAGCAAAATGCTGCTGAAAAGCATAAtaccacttctaggtggattaattcgctTTTTTCATCATTGAACGGGCATTCGTGATAAGCTCAGACTTtggttaaataaaattattcctttcaCGAACGATGAATcactacgcttcgtatattacaaaccaGTCCATATTCGGCCGATTAAGTCGAGAAATAGTacattgcaagaaactg
The Toxorhynchites rutilus septentrionalis strain SRP chromosome 2, ASM2978413v1, whole genome shotgun sequence genome window above contains:
- the LOC129770053 gene encoding pupal cuticle protein Edg-78E-like, with the protein product MIALLIVSSLAIGMALPAVDTQHKNPEAYAEIQSYENVLHDDGHYVWSQQTSNGIAAHEEGLGAHAANGVSSYTAPDGVQYRLVYTADENGYHPEGAHLPTPPPAPEHVLKSLEQLRANPPRDQKDFNLAALDAAIARLRH